In Microbacterium sp. No. 7, the genomic window CAATCCCCGCCCGCCGAGCCAATACTCGTTCCGCGCTTGCGGGGCATTGACTGGGCGCCGGAGGGTTGACTCGGCGCGGGATCGCCGACCGCTCAGCGCAGGGCCCAGAGGGCGACGGCGGCGGCCGCGGCGACGTTGAGGGAGTCGACGCCGCCGTGCATGGGGATCGTGACGATGGTGTCGGCTGTGGAGAGGGCGTGGCGGGAGAGGCCGTCGCCCTCGGCGCCGAGCAGCAGGGCGACGCGGTCGGGACGCCTCGCGGCGAACGCGTCGAGCGGCACCGCGTCGTCGGCGAGCGCGAGCGCGGCGACGTGCAGGCCCCCGTCGCGCAGCACGTCGGATGCCGCGGGCCACTCCGGCAGCCGCGTCCACGGCACCTGGAACACGGTGCCCATGCTCACCCGCACGCTGCGCCGGTAGAGCGGGTCGGCGCAGCGCGGCGAGATGAGCACCGCGTCGGCGCCGAGCCCCGCCGCGGCGCGGAACGCGGCTCCGACGTTGGTGTGGTCGACGATGTCCTCCAGCACGAGCACGAGGCGGGCGCCCGCGACGACGTCGGCCACGGCGGGCAGCGCGGGCCGGTGCATGGCGGCGAGGGCCCCGCGGTGCACGGCGTAGCCCGTGAGCCGCTCGGCCACGGCATCCGTCACGACGTACACGGGCGCGTCGCCCGCGAGGCCGTCGACGTCGTCCCGCCACTTCTCCTGCACGAGCACCGACCGCGGGCGGTGTCCCGCCGCGACGGCCCGCGCGATGACCTTCGCCGACTCGGCGATGTAGAGCCCGCCCTCGGGCTCGAGCACGCGCCGCAGCGCGACGTCGGTGAGGTCGCGGTAGTCGGCCAGCCGCGGGTCGCCGGGATCGTCGATGCGCACGGTGACAGGCATCCCCCTACTCTCGCACGGTCCCGTAACATGCCCGAAAACCGGGCGGCGTAGTGTCGCTCGCATGACTCCCGTGGTCGAGCTCGACGATGTGACCGCCCTCGACGTGCGCCGGGCCGTGGACGCCCTCGCAGGCTGCCGCATCGCGGTGCTCACGGGAGCCGGGGTCTCGACCGACTCCGGCATCCCCGACTATCGCGGCAAGGGCGCGCCGACCCGCACGCCCATGACGTGGCAGACGTTCCGCGAGTCGGAGGCGGCCCGGCGCCGCTACTGGGTGGGCAGCCACCTCGGCTGGCGCGCGTTCTCGGCCGCGGCGCCCAACCGCGGGCACGCGGCGCTCGCGGCCCTCGAGGAGCACGGGCTCGCGTCGGGCGTCGTCACGCAGAACGTCGACGGCCTGCACCTGCAGGCGGGCAGCCGCCGGGTGATCGAGCTGCACGGCACGATGCGCCGCGTCGGCTGCACGGCGTGCGGGCAGGTGTTCGACCGGCGCGACCTGGCGGCGCGCATCGAGGCGGACAACCCGTGGATCACGGTTCCGGATGCCGTCGAGCTCGGCCCCGACGGCGACGTGCTGCCGGCGTCCAGCGATCGGTTCGTCGTGCCCGACTGCTCGGTGTGCGGCGGCATGCTGCGCCCCGACATCGTGTTCTTCGGCGAGTACGTGCCCGCCCTGCGGTTCGGCGAGGCGGAGCAGCTGGTCGCGGCCAGCGGCGCCCTGCTCGTGGCGGGGTCGTCGCTCGCGGTGAACTCCGGCGTGCGGCTCGTCGAGCGGGCGCGGCGGCGGCGCCTGCCGGTCGTGATCGTCAACCGCGGCGAGACCCGCGCCGACCGCCGCGCGAGCGTCAAGATCGACGCCGGCACGTCCGAGGTGCTGCAGGCCCTCTCCGACGGGCTGCTCGCGCGCTGAGCCCGGCGGCCGCCCGGCCCGGCGACCTCTCGACCCGGCGACCTCCCGACCCGGCGGCCGCTCAGCCCCCGAACAGCAGCGCCCGCGCGGGCTCGCGCAGCAGGGCGCCGACCTCGACGAGGAACCGCGACGCCTGCTCGCCGTCGACGACGCGATGGTCGAACGACAGGCTGAGCGCGAGCACGTCGCGCAGCGCGATCCCGCCGTCGTGCTCCCACGGGCGCCGTCGCACGGCTCCGATGCCGAGGATGCCGGCCTCGCCCGGATTCAGGATGGGCGTTCCGGCGTCGACCCCGAACACGCCGTAGTTCGTGATCGAGAAGGTGCCGCCGGAAAGGGTCTCGAGCGCGGGCCGGCCGCCGCGTGCCTCGTCGACGAGCCCCGCGATCGCGTCGGCGAGCTCGGCGAGGCCGAGCCGGCCGGCCTCCTTCACGTTCGGCACGACGAGGCCCCGCTCGGTCGCCGCGGCGATGCCGAGGTTCACGAAGCGGTACTGCTCGATGACGCCGGCCTCCTCGTCCCAGCGCGCGTTGAGGTCGGGATGCCGCGACAGCGCGAGGCACACGGCCCTCGCGACGACGGCGAGCACGCCGATGCGATGCGGCGCCGCGCGGGGATCGGCGCGCAGCCGGGCGACGAGCTCGGTGGTCGCCGTGACGTCGACCTCGAGGAACGTCGTCGCATGCGGCGCGGTGAAGGCGCTGCGCACCATCGCGTCGGCCGTGTGCCGGCGCACGCCGCGCACGGGGATCCGCGTCACGCGATCGTCCGGCGGAGCCTCCGCCCGGCGCGCGACGTACGCGTCGACGTCGGCGCGGGTGATGACGCCCGACGGATCGGATGCCGTGACCAGCTCGAGGTCGACGCCCAGGTCGCGCGCGCGTGCGCGCACGGGCGGCGTCGAGCGCGGCCTCTCGTGAGGCGCCTCGTCGGCGACGTGCGCGGCGACGGCGTCGTGCGGGGCCGCCGCGCGCACGGCGGTGTCGAGCGCCGCCGCGGTGTCGAGGCCGGCCGCCGCGCCGTGCGTGCGGGGCCGGCGCTGCGGCCGGCCCGCGGCGCGCGGCGCGGCGCCGTACCCCACGAGGTTCGGCGCCGGGCGCTCCTCCGCGTCGTGCGCAGACGGCTCGGGAGCGCGCTCGGGCGCTCCCGTCTCGATCGCGATCACGGGCGCGCCGACCGCGACCACGTCGCCCGCGGCCGCGTGCAGCGCGGCGACCGTGCCGGCGAACGGCGACGGCAGCTCGACGATCGCCTTCGCGGTCTCGACCTCGGCGATCGGCTGGTTGAGCGCGACGGCGTCGCCGGGGCTGACGAGCCATTGCACGATCTCGGCCTCGGGCAGGCCCTCCCCGAGATCGGGAAGGCGGAACTCGGCGATCACGACGTCACCCCCGCCGCGCTGTGGCTGCTGGGCCGGCCCTGCACATGGTCGACGGCGTCGAGCAGGCGGTCGAGATCGGGGATGTGGTGCTTCTCCAGCTTCGCCGGCGGGTAGGGGATGTCGTGACCGGTCACGCGCAGCGGCGGCGCCTCCAGATGGTGGAAGCACAGCTCCGTCACGCTCGCGATCAGCTCGGCGCCCAGCCCGGCCTCGCGGGGCGCCTCGTGCGTCACGACGACGCGGCCCGTCTTGCGCACGGATGCCGTGACCGTGCGGTAGTCGACGGGCGAGAGCGAGCGCAGGTCGATGACCTCGAGCGAGACGCCCTCGTCCTCGGCGGCGATCGCGGCATCCATCGCGACGTGCACCTGCGATCCATAGGCGAGCACGGTCACGTCGGTGCCCTCGCGCACGACGCGCGCCACGCCCATGGGCGCCGCGTCGGCGATGTCCGCGTCGAGATCGACCTCGCCCGCCGAATGATAGAGGCGCTTGGGCTCGAAGAAGACCACGGGGTCGTCGCACGCGATCGCCTGGCGCAGCATCGTGTAGGCGTCGGCCGGGTTCGAGACGGCCACCACGCGCAGCCCCGCGGTGTGCGCGAAGTACGCCTCGGGCGACTCGGAGTGATGCTCGGCGGCGCCGACGCCGCCCGCCCACGGCATCCGGATCGTCAGCGGCATGCGCACGCGCCCGCGCGTGCGGTAGTGCATCTTCGCGACCTGGCACACGATCTGGTCGAACGCGGGATAGACGAACCCGTCGAACTGGATCTCGACGACCGGACGGAAGCCCCGCATGGCGAGCCCGACCGCGGTGCCGACGATGCCCGACTCCGCGAGCGGCGTGTCGATCACCCGCTGCGGGCCGAACTCCGCCTGCAGCCCGTCGGTGATGCGGAACACCCCGCCGAGCGTGCCGACGTCCTCGCCCATGATCAGCACGCGGTCGTCGTCGGCGAGCGAGCGGCGCAGCGCCGCCGTGAGCGCCTTGCCCATCGTGAGCGCGGCCATCGCTCACACCCCCTCGAACGACGCGAGGTACGCGCCGAACCGGGCGCGCTGGGCGGCGAGCCCCGTGTGCGGCGTCGCGTAGACGTGGTCGAGCACCGTGATCGGATCGGCCGGGACCGCCCCGATCGCCGCCGCGCGCATCTCGGCGGCGAAGGCGTCGGCCTCGCGCTCGACCTCGGCGGCGAACGCGTCGTCGTACGCGCCGCGTGCGCGCAGATGCGCCTCGAGCCGGGTGAGCGGGTCGCGGCGCCGCCAGGCCTCGACCTCGTCGGCGCTGCGGTAGCGCGTCGGATCGTCGGACGTGGTGTGCGGCCCCATCCGGTAGGTCACGGCCTCGATGAACGCCGGGCCATGGCCGCCGCGCGCGTGGTCGAGCGCCCAGCGCATCGCCGCGGTGCACGCGATCACGTCGTTGCCGTCGACGCGCACGCTGGGGATGCCGAAGCCCGGCGCGCGGCCCGCGATCGGATGCCTCGCCTGCACGCTCACCGGCTCCGAGATCGCCCAGTGGTTGTTGGAGCAGACGAAGACGACCGGTGCGCCGAACGACGAGGCGAAGACCATCGCCTCGTTGACGTCGCCCTGGCTCGTCGCGCCGTCGCCGAAGTAGGCGACGGCCACCTGGTCCCCGCCGTCGCGCTGCACGCCCATGGCGTAGCCGACGGCGTGCAGGCTCTGCGCGCCGATGATGATCTGCGGGGTCGCGACGTGCAGCTCGTTCGGGTCGAAGGTCGACGCCACCTCGCCGCGCCAGCTCAGCACCAGGTCGGCGGGCCGGGCGCCGCGCGCGAAGAGCACGCCGTGCTCGCGGTAGCTGGGGAAGACGGCGTCGTCGGGCCGGCAGGCGCGGACGGTGCCGATCTGCGCCGCCTCCTGCCCCTGCGCGGGCGCCCAGAGACCGAGCTGCCCCTGTCTCTGCAGGGCGACGCCCTCGGCGTCGATGCGGCGCGTGAGCGCCATGTCGCGGTACAGGCCGCGGAGCGTCCCGTCGTCGATCCCGGCGCTCCACGGCTCCAGCAGCGGATCGACGACGCGGGTGCCGTCCTCGGTGAGCAGGCGCGCGACGGCGCCGATGTCGGTGGGGTTCGTCGTGCTCAGGGTGTGCATCATCGTCATCCCTCTCGTTCGCCCCGCGCCTTGTGGGCGCGGCAGCGGGTCACGGGGCCGACGGCGTCGTCGGCTGTTGCGACAGAGCGTACGTCGAGGTCGCACCTCGCTCAAGCATGTCGCGAAGCTTTGAGCATCTTGCGCATACCCGGCCGTTCAGGACTGCTACTCTTTCGCATTATGAGACTGCTCGACCGCACCGACATTGAGCTCCTGAGCGCCCTCGCCGACGACCACCGGGCGACCGTCGTCGCCCTCGCCGAGCGGCTCGGCCTCTCGCGCAACACGGTGCAGGCCCGCATGGCGAAGCTCGAGCGCTCGGGGGTGTTCCTCTCCTACGAGCACGCGATGTCGCCGCGCGCGCTGGGCTATCCCATCGAGGCGCTCATCAGCGTCGTCGTGCACCAGGCGAGCCTGCCGGCGATCGCCGACGAGCTCGCGGCGATCCCCGAGGTGCTGCACGCGCTCGGCCTCAGCGGTCAGACCGACCTCGTCGTGCGGGTCGCCGCGGTCGACACCCAGCACCTGTTCGACATCGACGAGCGGATCCTGGCGATCGACGGCGTCGAGCGCACCGAGACGTCGCTGGTGATGCAGGACGTCATCGCCTACCGGGTGCGGCCCCTGCTCGACGCCGCCCGCGCGGAGCGCTGAGCAGCCGGCCCCGTACCGGAGGCGTGCGGTCGAGGCGCACGAGCACGACGCCGGCGAGGATGAGCGCGCCCCCGACGAGCTGCACGGGGGCCGGCGTCTCGGCCAGCAGCAGCCACGCGTACATGAGCGCGAAGAGCACCTCGCTGAGGCCGACGAACGACGCGAGCCGCGAGCCCAGATAGGGCACCGCCATGACGCCCAGCGCATACCCCAGCGTCGTCGCGACGATCCCGACGAACAGGATCGGCACGATCCCCGGCACCTCGACGCCACGGAAGACCACCGTCACCTCCGGGGCGGCGAACGGGAGGATGCCGGTGACGCCCAGCAGCGCCATGAACGCGGCGCCGATGAGGAGGCCCCCCGACGCGAGCGCGAGCGGCGGCAGGTCGTCGCCGGTGCGCTCCGCGAGGACGAAGTAGAAGCACACGCACACGGCCGCGCCGAGCGCGAAGAGCGTGCCGAGCGGGCCGAACCGCGCGCCCGCGATGTCGACGACGAGCACGAGCCCGGCGATCGCGACGACGGAGCCGCCGACCACGAGCCGGGAGGGCGCCCGGCGGGTGCGCAGCCAGACCCAGCCGACGAGGATCACCGGCGCCAGGTACTGGATGAGCAGGGCGACGGCGACCGGCATCCGCTGCATCGCCGTGAAGAACAGCAGCTGGCATCCGACCACGGGGAACAGGCCGAAGAGCACGAGCGACGACCAGTGCCGGCGCAGGAAGGCGCGCTCGCGGCGCACGGCGATGACGAGCATCGGCGACAGGACGAGCCCCGCGAGCCCCATCCTCACGACGAGCGCCGACGTGAGCGACCAGCCCGCCTCCAGCAGCGGCTTGACGAGCGGGCCGCTCGACGCGAAGGCGAGCGCCGACGCGACGCCGAGCACGATCCCGATCGAGCGCGGGGCCGACGCGACGGGCTCGATCGGCGGCGCGAGCGGGCCGACGAGCGGGACGGGGGCCGTCTGCGTCACGGCGCATCCTTCGGGGTTCGGGCGGTCATGAGTGACCGGTGTTTACACTGGTGACGATGAGGGAGACGCTAGCGGGTCGATACGTCAGGAGTCAAGATGCTTTTCATCCGTGACACGGAGATGGCGCTGAGGGCCGCGGTCGCGCTCGTCAACACGCTGCCCGAGTGCAGTCCCGACGGCGAGGACCACCTCGTGGGCGGCGACGACTTCGAGGCGTACATCGCCGTCTACCCCTACACGGGCGCGCTCGTGCGCGACGAGCAGGAGCTGGCCGCCGTGCGCGCCCACCGGCGCCGCCTCCGCGCCCTGTGGGACGTCGGCCGCGACGACGCCGTGCCGCTCGTGAACGCGATGCTGCGCGACGGGCGCGCGCTCCCCCAGCTGGTGCGGCACGAGGGCTTCGACTGGCACATCCACGCCGCCGACGACAGCGCGCCGCTCGCGACGCGCATGCTCGTCGAGGCCGGCATGGCGTTCGTCGACGTCATCCGCTCCGACGAGTGGGGCCGGGTGCGCGTCTGCGCCGCGGACGACTGCACGGCCGTGTACATCGACTACTCGAAGAACGGCTCCAAGCGCTACTGCGACGTCGGCAACTGCGGCAACCGCATGAACGTCAACGCCTACCGTCGCCGGAAGGCGCGAGAGAGCGCCTGATCGCCTCCGCGGCCGGCTGCGGCGTCTCGTAGTGGATGAGGTGGCCGACCGCCGGGATCTCGACGAGCTCGGCGTCCGGGAAGAGCGTCTGCAGGCGCCGCTCGGCCTCGATCGGGGTGATGTCGTCGAGCTGCGCCGCGATCAGCAGCGTCGGCTGCGCGATGCGCGGGGCGAACTGCCGCACGTCGTTCGACACCGAGGCGACGAACGCCTGCAGCAGCACGTCGCGGTCGGCGAAGCGCGAGAAGTACGTGTCGTGCTGGTCGTGGACGAACGCGCGCAGCCCGCGGTCGCGCGTCTTGGCCATCGACGCGCTCATGAC contains:
- a CDS encoding TrmH family RNA methyltransferase, translated to MPVTVRIDDPGDPRLADYRDLTDVALRRVLEPEGGLYIAESAKVIARAVAAGHRPRSVLVQEKWRDDVDGLAGDAPVYVVTDAVAERLTGYAVHRGALAAMHRPALPAVADVVAGARLVLVLEDIVDHTNVGAAFRAAAGLGADAVLISPRCADPLYRRSVRVSMGTVFQVPWTRLPEWPAASDVLRDGGLHVAALALADDAVPLDAFAARRPDRVALLLGAEGDGLSRHALSTADTIVTIPMHGGVDSLNVAAAAAVALWALR
- a CDS encoding Sir2 family NAD-dependent protein deacetylase translates to MTPVVELDDVTALDVRRAVDALAGCRIAVLTGAGVSTDSGIPDYRGKGAPTRTPMTWQTFRESEAARRRYWVGSHLGWRAFSAAAPNRGHAALAALEEHGLASGVVTQNVDGLHLQAGSRRVIELHGTMRRVGCTACGQVFDRRDLAARIEADNPWITVPDAVELGPDGDVLPASSDRFVVPDCSVCGGMLRPDIVFFGEYVPALRFGEAEQLVAASGALLVAGSSLAVNSGVRLVERARRRRLPVVIVNRGETRADRRASVKIDAGTSEVLQALSDGLLAR
- a CDS encoding dihydrolipoamide acetyltransferase family protein — protein: MIAEFRLPDLGEGLPEAEIVQWLVSPGDAVALNQPIAEVETAKAIVELPSPFAGTVAALHAAAGDVVAVGAPVIAIETGAPERAPEPSAHDAEERPAPNLVGYGAAPRAAGRPQRRPRTHGAAAGLDTAAALDTAVRAAAPHDAVAAHVADEAPHERPRSTPPVRARARDLGVDLELVTASDPSGVITRADVDAYVARRAEAPPDDRVTRIPVRGVRRHTADAMVRSAFTAPHATTFLEVDVTATTELVARLRADPRAAPHRIGVLAVVARAVCLALSRHPDLNARWDEEAGVIEQYRFVNLGIAAATERGLVVPNVKEAGRLGLAELADAIAGLVDEARGGRPALETLSGGTFSITNYGVFGVDAGTPILNPGEAGILGIGAVRRRPWEHDGGIALRDVLALSLSFDHRVVDGEQASRFLVEVGALLREPARALLFGG
- a CDS encoding alpha-ketoacid dehydrogenase subunit beta; protein product: MAALTMGKALTAALRRSLADDDRVLIMGEDVGTLGGVFRITDGLQAEFGPQRVIDTPLAESGIVGTAVGLAMRGFRPVVEIQFDGFVYPAFDQIVCQVAKMHYRTRGRVRMPLTIRMPWAGGVGAAEHHSESPEAYFAHTAGLRVVAVSNPADAYTMLRQAIACDDPVVFFEPKRLYHSAGEVDLDADIADAAPMGVARVVREGTDVTVLAYGSQVHVAMDAAIAAEDEGVSLEVIDLRSLSPVDYRTVTASVRKTGRVVVTHEAPREAGLGAELIASVTELCFHHLEAPPLRVTGHDIPYPPAKLEKHHIPDLDRLLDAVDHVQGRPSSHSAAGVTS
- the pdhA gene encoding pyruvate dehydrogenase (acetyl-transferring) E1 component subunit alpha, translating into MTMMHTLSTTNPTDIGAVARLLTEDGTRVVDPLLEPWSAGIDDGTLRGLYRDMALTRRIDAEGVALQRQGQLGLWAPAQGQEAAQIGTVRACRPDDAVFPSYREHGVLFARGARPADLVLSWRGEVASTFDPNELHVATPQIIIGAQSLHAVGYAMGVQRDGGDQVAVAYFGDGATSQGDVNEAMVFASSFGAPVVFVCSNNHWAISEPVSVQARHPIAGRAPGFGIPSVRVDGNDVIACTAAMRWALDHARGGHGPAFIEAVTYRMGPHTTSDDPTRYRSADEVEAWRRRDPLTRLEAHLRARGAYDDAFAAEVEREADAFAAEMRAAAIGAVPADPITVLDHVYATPHTGLAAQRARFGAYLASFEGV
- a CDS encoding Lrp/AsnC family transcriptional regulator, with the translated sequence MRLLDRTDIELLSALADDHRATVVALAERLGLSRNTVQARMAKLERSGVFLSYEHAMSPRALGYPIEALISVVVHQASLPAIADELAAIPEVLHALGLSGQTDLVVRVAAVDTQHLFDIDERILAIDGVERTETSLVMQDVIAYRVRPLLDAARAER
- a CDS encoding EamA family transporter — translated: MTQTAPVPLVGPLAPPIEPVASAPRSIGIVLGVASALAFASSGPLVKPLLEAGWSLTSALVVRMGLAGLVLSPMLVIAVRRERAFLRRHWSSLVLFGLFPVVGCQLLFFTAMQRMPVAVALLIQYLAPVILVGWVWLRTRRAPSRLVVGGSVVAIAGLVLVVDIAGARFGPLGTLFALGAAVCVCFYFVLAERTGDDLPPLALASGGLLIGAAFMALLGVTGILPFAAPEVTVVFRGVEVPGIVPILFVGIVATTLGYALGVMAVPYLGSRLASFVGLSEVLFALMYAWLLLAETPAPVQLVGGALILAGVVLVRLDRTPPVRGRLLSAPRGRRRAGAAPGRR
- a CDS encoding CGNR zinc finger domain-containing protein, with protein sequence MLFIRDTEMALRAAVALVNTLPECSPDGEDHLVGGDDFEAYIAVYPYTGALVRDEQELAAVRAHRRRLRALWDVGRDDAVPLVNAMLRDGRALPQLVRHEGFDWHIHAADDSAPLATRMLVEAGMAFVDVIRSDEWGRVRVCAADDCTAVYIDYSKNGSKRYCDVGNCGNRMNVNAYRRRKARESA